Proteins encoded in a region of the Thermococcus sp. genome:
- a CDS encoding BatD family protein: MRKPVALILIVLLSLSMLHIHRVSASEIKYASVTGISLPLGGSVQLGPYTIKFTDASITWDSVYLTVEGPDGQISAVLKVGGSLAYPSGDPTKMLLNVSVLWIRSDTKSVLLTISSPLTKLYSDKAIPVGTEFSLPSGFPPIKIKLVSASDTDATFTVTMPYGATYTLEIPKGESRSVSYKLDEIHTYVNYLSIEVLNTTKNSGAVINLYVPRVASTTLKITTPGETNPENPVTPVVKTTLLYDDIIYVGERLPVKYNGTTYYFKLLSVIPDLARVEVYTANETYANFTLEAGDVPKAVPGTPFLVAISKTQPDYKRAVLKVYGPIEAQVIPILRSAKVVANITAVPKKVLLGQDIVLSIGVENLGRGDAYQLNVAAPIPNGFQLVSMTKSWQIKNLPAFTKLPMLVYVLRPTKVGKFDIGKVLVTYYDDQSLETGKMKTIYSAPLTDIEVYAVPKLSLNALAYNGTWNNYVTAKVNDTVTIALTLQASKGNPAYEFIKNATLILSYPKSLKGQSVINLGTIKAGETKTVKVPLQVTGENLSLVKATLRYLDPLGNQHELSFGTVATINSVPPEVVVKTVKVWPNPEELPAYINQTLSKVNNATPLAEQILDVVSPYVPKKSNPWKPLAIIFLIATIVLAGFSYNYWRELEALKEKVLRKKQRRPGGLPKKEEEESEIELL, from the coding sequence ATGAGAAAACCTGTGGCTTTAATCCTGATAGTGCTCCTGTCTTTGTCAATGCTTCATATCCATCGAGTAAGTGCTTCGGAAATTAAATACGCCAGTGTTACTGGTATCAGCCTGCCCTTGGGAGGAAGTGTTCAGCTTGGTCCATACACCATCAAGTTCACGGATGCCAGCATTACTTGGGACAGCGTATATCTTACTGTAGAGGGACCGGACGGTCAGATAAGCGCAGTCCTCAAAGTGGGCGGTTCTTTGGCTTATCCCTCCGGCGACCCCACTAAGATGCTCCTCAACGTTTCCGTGCTGTGGATAAGGAGTGACACGAAATCCGTGCTCCTAACAATAAGCTCCCCTCTAACAAAGCTTTATTCGGATAAGGCGATACCGGTTGGAACCGAGTTCTCACTCCCATCGGGATTTCCTCCGATAAAGATAAAACTGGTTTCCGCCTCTGACACAGATGCAACCTTTACAGTTACAATGCCGTATGGCGCTACCTACACACTGGAAATCCCGAAGGGTGAGTCGAGGTCTGTATCCTACAAGCTTGATGAGATTCACACCTACGTTAACTACCTGTCTATTGAAGTTCTCAACACTACCAAGAACAGCGGTGCTGTAATTAACCTATACGTTCCCAGGGTTGCATCCACGACCCTCAAGATAACAACGCCCGGAGAAACGAATCCCGAAAACCCAGTTACTCCCGTTGTTAAAACGACACTCCTCTACGACGACATCATTTACGTTGGCGAGAGGCTTCCTGTTAAGTACAACGGCACAACCTACTACTTCAAGCTCCTCTCGGTGATTCCTGACCTGGCGAGGGTTGAGGTTTACACCGCAAACGAAACCTATGCAAACTTTACCCTCGAGGCCGGCGACGTCCCCAAGGCCGTTCCCGGAACACCTTTCCTCGTGGCAATCTCAAAGACCCAGCCCGACTACAAGAGGGCCGTCCTCAAAGTTTACGGCCCCATTGAGGCCCAGGTAATTCCGATACTCCGCTCGGCTAAAGTAGTTGCCAACATAACCGCTGTGCCGAAGAAAGTCCTCCTTGGTCAGGACATAGTGCTCTCGATAGGCGTTGAGAACCTCGGTAGGGGAGATGCCTACCAGCTGAACGTCGCGGCGCCGATTCCAAACGGCTTCCAGCTGGTGAGCATGACGAAGAGCTGGCAGATAAAGAACCTTCCCGCCTTCACAAAACTTCCAATGCTCGTCTACGTCCTCAGGCCGACGAAGGTTGGAAAGTTCGACATCGGTAAGGTTCTCGTGACTTACTACGACGACCAGAGCCTCGAAACCGGAAAGATGAAGACCATTTACTCGGCTCCACTCACCGACATCGAGGTTTACGCTGTGCCAAAGCTCTCCCTTAACGCCCTTGCTTACAACGGTACATGGAACAACTACGTTACCGCTAAGGTAAACGATACCGTAACAATTGCCCTGACCCTTCAGGCTTCAAAGGGCAACCCCGCCTACGAGTTCATAAAGAACGCCACACTCATACTGAGTTATCCGAAGTCCCTGAAAGGACAGAGCGTCATAAACCTGGGCACAATAAAGGCAGGGGAAACAAAGACTGTCAAAGTTCCACTACAGGTTACGGGTGAAAACCTGTCCCTCGTGAAGGCCACGCTCAGATACCTTGACCCTCTCGGCAACCAGCACGAGCTGAGCTTTGGCACGGTTGCAACAATCAACAGCGTGCCTCCTGAGGTAGTCGTGAAGACCGTCAAGGTCTGGCCGAACCCGGAGGAGCTCCCGGCTTATATCAACCAGACCCTCTCGAAGGTGAACAACGCCACTCCCTTGGCGGAGCAGATACTTGACGTGGTTTCACCCTACGTCCCCAAGAAAAGCAACCCCTGGAAACCCCTGGCGATAATTTTCCTCATAGCGACCATCGTCCTCGCTGGATTCAGCTACAACTACTGGCGCGAACTTGAGGCCCTCAAAGAAAAAGTCCTCAGG